Proteins encoded together in one Hymenobacter monticola window:
- a CDS encoding 2Fe-2S iron-sulfur cluster-binding protein, whose translation MPLLTIENLLGARVEVAPGATLLAALQAAGHDWMHACGAKGRCTTCRLQVRAGLENLTPPTDAELRYRAAGRLLPQERLTCQARLPTGAVSGRVPEATQLPHMRYGDLDQ comes from the coding sequence ATGCCCCTGTTGACGATTGAAAACTTGCTTGGGGCGCGCGTTGAGGTGGCGCCCGGCGCCACCCTGCTGGCGGCCCTGCAAGCCGCGGGGCACGACTGGATGCATGCCTGCGGTGCCAAAGGCCGCTGCACCACCTGCCGCCTGCAGGTGCGCGCCGGACTCGAAAACCTGACGCCGCCCACCGACGCCGAACTGCGCTACCGTGCCGCCGGCCGCCTGCTGCCCCAGGAGCGGCTCACCTGCCAAGCCCGCCTGCCGACCGGCGCGGTATCGGGCCGTGTGCCCGAGGCCACCCAACTGCCGCACATGCGGTACGGCGACTTAGACCAATAG
- a CDS encoding thymidine kinase, translating to MFIEPRVGNRHNAPRRGWIEVVCGSMFSGKTEELIRRLTRARIARQQVEIFKPALDTRYHAEDVVSHNAARIRSTPVAVPSEILLLAAGSDVVGIDEGQFFDDSLVDVCEQLANNGTRVIVAGLDMDYLGRPFGPMPALLATAEFVTKVHAVCVCCGEIASYSYRIAASESQVLLGETDSYEARCRPCFLGGMQVGRPAPEARSTAAH from the coding sequence GTGTTTATTGAACCCCGCGTTGGCAACCGCCACAATGCCCCCCGCCGGGGCTGGATTGAAGTGGTGTGCGGCTCCATGTTTTCGGGCAAAACCGAAGAGCTGATTCGCCGCCTCACCCGCGCCCGCATTGCGCGGCAGCAGGTCGAAATTTTCAAGCCCGCCCTCGACACGCGCTATCACGCCGAAGACGTGGTGAGCCACAACGCCGCGCGCATCCGCTCCACGCCGGTGGCCGTGCCGTCGGAAATCCTGCTGCTGGCCGCCGGCTCCGATGTGGTGGGCATCGACGAAGGCCAGTTCTTTGACGATTCGCTGGTGGACGTGTGCGAGCAGCTGGCCAACAACGGTACCCGCGTTATTGTGGCCGGGCTCGACATGGACTACCTTGGCCGGCCCTTTGGCCCCATGCCGGCGCTGCTGGCCACGGCCGAGTTTGTGACCAAGGTGCACGCCGTGTGCGTGTGTTGCGGCGAAATTGCCTCGTATTCCTACCGCATTGCGGCCAGCGAAAGCCAGGTGCTGCTCGGCGAAACCGATTCGTACGAAGCACGCTGCCGGCCCTGCTTCCTGGGCGGCATGCAGGTGGGGCGGCCGGCGCCGGAAGCGCGGTCCACGGCCGCGCACTAA
- the porZ gene encoding type IX secretion system anionic LPS delivery protein PorZ, with product MTHLFRCLLGLAGLLLLAGQGHTQGVGYGDWQLHLPTNRPLKLADAGDRVYVANEARAFYFLDKNQNTTQVLSRRDGLNAAGVSAVAYDSVTRQTVLAYNDTNIDVIQPNGKVRNIGDVYRKVSQGVIQAGDNPINRVSMGGGKAYVSTKFGLVAIDLNKLEISDTYTNIGPRGARVIVYDAAVADGYLFAATSAGILRGSLVQNLLDYSKWTLYQPVPALTQQVVYRFLAVDNGQVYAAIEAGGNSNAVYRFVAGSSTPWQQVPGSNVPYFRSLRGSGAGLLVIDDSYGVRRLNRSTGALTIVVPPMPGTNTEDAVRARDGYYYVANYDKGLMRVAPGAGQTPEYFVANGPEGAASFSILADARSNKVDVFSGAYEERYGPRGAGQGFYEFFNGQWTNITKQTQPSAAYPNPVRPVRGARTPDGTLYIGHFGGGLLEWKGPGDFRLFTPNSPPGTPLLSTTGGGPSRIDVTDLAATPEGKVWVVNRHMQPGNSGLFLFDPAATTWQTVPFYLGLDALERITLDDTGNPWVSVSRKTDASSVGGPAIGLYAIDATGANLPRLFNTSSGLPDNQIYELAKDRRGYIWAATIKGVAYFREPEGPFATTAGFTQPFVTRGEGTGFNTLYSEAVRCMAVDGADRKWFGTDRGLWLFSRDADEALLHFTMANSPLPSDRIVDVKVNDKTGDVWVATDAGVVTYRGSATVTEGKPDCTAVFPNPVRPDFAGTVGITGLANNALVKITDVAGHLVYATTATGGTVTWNLTNPNGERVRSGVYMVLSSDADGKNGCVSKVAVLSK from the coding sequence ATGACCCATCTTTTCCGTTGTTTGCTCGGCTTGGCCGGGCTGCTGCTGCTGGCCGGCCAGGGGCATACCCAAGGCGTGGGCTACGGCGACTGGCAGTTGCACCTGCCCACCAACCGTCCGCTGAAATTGGCAGATGCGGGTGACCGGGTCTACGTAGCAAATGAAGCGCGGGCGTTTTATTTCCTGGACAAAAACCAGAATACCACCCAGGTACTATCGCGCCGCGACGGCCTGAACGCGGCCGGTGTGTCGGCCGTGGCGTATGACTCGGTGACGCGGCAAACCGTGTTGGCGTACAACGACACCAACATCGATGTGATACAGCCCAACGGCAAGGTGCGCAACATCGGCGACGTGTACCGGAAGGTGTCGCAGGGCGTGATACAGGCCGGGGATAATCCCATCAACCGGGTCTCAATGGGCGGGGGCAAGGCGTACGTGAGTACCAAGTTCGGCTTGGTGGCTATCGACCTGAATAAGTTGGAAATCAGCGACACGTATACCAACATCGGGCCCAGAGGTGCCAGGGTCATCGTCTACGATGCGGCCGTGGCCGACGGGTATTTGTTCGCGGCTACCTCGGCAGGCATTTTGCGCGGCTCGCTGGTGCAAAACCTACTGGACTACAGCAAATGGACGCTCTACCAGCCGGTGCCGGCACTTACGCAGCAGGTGGTGTACCGCTTTCTGGCGGTGGATAACGGGCAGGTGTACGCGGCCATCGAGGCTGGAGGCAACAGCAACGCCGTGTACCGGTTTGTGGCCGGCAGTAGCACGCCCTGGCAGCAGGTGCCGGGCTCCAACGTGCCCTATTTCCGCAGCCTGCGGGGCAGCGGGGCGGGCTTGCTCGTCATCGACGATAGTTACGGGGTGCGGCGACTGAACCGAAGCACGGGCGCGCTTACCATCGTGGTGCCGCCCATGCCGGGTACCAATACGGAGGACGCGGTGCGCGCGCGCGATGGCTACTATTACGTGGCCAATTACGATAAGGGGTTGATGCGGGTAGCGCCCGGCGCGGGCCAGACTCCGGAATACTTCGTAGCCAACGGCCCAGAAGGTGCCGCTTCGTTTAGCATTTTGGCCGATGCGCGCTCCAATAAGGTGGACGTGTTTTCGGGCGCTTACGAGGAACGGTATGGTCCGAGGGGGGCGGGGCAAGGTTTTTATGAATTTTTCAACGGCCAGTGGACCAACATCACGAAGCAAACCCAGCCCAGCGCGGCTTATCCCAACCCGGTGCGGCCCGTGCGGGGCGCGCGCACGCCCGACGGCACGCTGTACATTGGGCACTTCGGAGGCGGATTGCTTGAATGGAAAGGCCCGGGCGACTTTCGGCTTTTCACGCCGAACTCGCCGCCCGGCACCCCGCTGCTGAGCACCACCGGTGGCGGCCCAAGCCGGATAGACGTAACCGACCTGGCCGCTACGCCCGAAGGCAAGGTGTGGGTGGTGAACCGGCACATGCAGCCCGGCAACTCCGGCTTGTTTTTATTTGACCCTGCCGCCACCACTTGGCAGACGGTTCCGTTTTATTTAGGCCTCGACGCCTTAGAACGCATCACACTTGATGACACCGGCAACCCGTGGGTTTCGGTATCGCGCAAGACGGATGCCAGCAGCGTGGGCGGCCCGGCCATTGGCCTCTACGCCATCGACGCGACCGGGGCCAACCTGCCGCGTCTGTTCAACACGTCTTCCGGCTTGCCCGACAACCAGATTTACGAGCTGGCTAAGGACCGGCGCGGCTACATCTGGGCGGCCACCATCAAGGGCGTGGCTTACTTCCGCGAGCCGGAAGGACCGTTTGCCACCACAGCGGGATTCACGCAGCCCTTCGTGACCCGGGGCGAAGGCACGGGCTTCAATACGTTGTACAGCGAAGCCGTGCGCTGCATGGCCGTGGACGGGGCCGACCGCAAGTGGTTTGGCACCGACCGGGGCCTGTGGCTGTTCAGCCGCGATGCCGACGAGGCCTTGCTGCACTTCACCATGGCCAACAGTCCGCTGCCGTCCGACCGCATCGTGGACGTGAAGGTGAACGACAAAACCGGCGACGTGTGGGTGGCCACCGACGCCGGCGTGGTGACTTACCGCGGCTCGGCTACCGTCACGGAGGGCAAGCCCGACTGCACAGCAGTGTTTCCCAACCCCGTGCGGCCCGATTTCGCTGGCACCGTGGGCATCACCGGCCTGGCCAACAATGCGCTGGTGAAAATCACTGACGTGGCCGGCCACTTGGTGTACGCCACCACCGCCACCGGCGGCACCGTGACCTGGAACCTGACCAACCCCAACGGCGAGCGGGTGCGCTCCGGCGTATACATGGTGCTCTCGAGCGACGCCGACGGCAAAAATGGCTGCGTAAGTAAAGTGGCCGTACTTAGCAAATGA
- the recO gene encoding DNA repair protein RecO codes for MLIKTRGIVLSYLKYRETSIIARIYTERLGVQTYVVNGVRKAKPPGRIALFQPFTLLELVAYVARGSSGLTRLSEYRCAEPFQSLPYEVQKSSVALFLSEVVGRAVREEEQNEPLFQFLHDSMLAFDRQTEGAENFALVFLLQLAMYLGFGVSSGAELTDQVIMAGHAPVAPGASNPATLRLREFEGYFDELLRDPSTSTIPNGRVRHELLNVLIRYYQLHVEQLGEIRSLDILSQVLN; via the coding sequence ATGCTAATCAAAACCCGGGGCATCGTCCTCAGCTACCTTAAGTATCGCGAAACCAGCATCATTGCGCGCATCTACACCGAGCGCCTGGGCGTGCAAACCTACGTAGTGAACGGCGTGCGCAAAGCCAAGCCACCCGGGCGCATTGCGCTGTTTCAGCCCTTCACGCTGCTGGAACTGGTGGCTTACGTGGCGCGCGGCAGCAGCGGCCTCACGCGGCTGTCGGAGTACCGGTGCGCCGAGCCATTCCAAAGCCTGCCCTACGAGGTGCAAAAAAGCAGCGTGGCGCTGTTTCTATCGGAAGTAGTGGGGCGCGCCGTGCGCGAGGAAGAGCAGAATGAGCCGCTGTTTCAGTTCCTGCACGATTCCATGCTGGCGTTTGACCGGCAAACCGAGGGCGCGGAGAACTTTGCGCTGGTTTTTCTGCTGCAGCTGGCCATGTACTTAGGTTTCGGCGTGAGCAGCGGGGCCGAGCTGACGGACCAAGTCATCATGGCCGGGCACGCGCCGGTAGCGCCGGGCGCTAGCAATCCGGCCACGCTGCGGCTACGCGAGTTTGAAGGCTATTTTGACGAATTGCTGCGCGACCCCAGCACCAGCACCATCCCCAACGGCCGCGTGCGGCACGAATTGCTGAACGTGCTGATTCGCTACTACCAGCTGCACGTTGAGCAGTTGGGGGAAATTCGTTCGCTGGATATCCTGTCGCAGGTGCTGAATTGA
- a CDS encoding FKBP-type peptidyl-prolyl cis-trans isomerase produces MRSVLFALVFGLLFSGGAAVAQSSEGSFSRLPTGTEYRLFRKDAGGRYQPRALAPSDAPYASRAGQVLTVFMEFRTGRDSVLMKSRAVQPLPQPVALPAQPTRGGLEEALGLLLPGDSAVFRFQADTIFANTFRQSVPPFLRKGGNTLVVLASAQELVTMAEMTARHEKLQAEFAKKELAKSAGQLAKDDAIIQVYLKKNHATARKTAGGTYYILKKLGTGPTPKKGQNVRVLYRGTVLTTGQEFDSSAKHGNEPFAFALGAGQVIQGWDQGIAMLNKGSKAVLLIPSPLAYGTRGAGADIPANAVLRFEVELVDFQ; encoded by the coding sequence ATGCGTTCTGTTCTGTTTGCGCTGGTTTTCGGTTTGTTATTTTCTGGGGGGGCGGCCGTGGCCCAATCCTCGGAGGGCAGCTTTTCGCGCTTGCCCACGGGCACCGAGTACCGGCTTTTTCGCAAAGATGCCGGGGGCCGCTACCAGCCCCGCGCCCTGGCCCCCAGCGACGCGCCCTATGCCAGCCGCGCCGGCCAGGTGCTCACCGTGTTCATGGAATTTCGCACCGGACGCGACTCCGTGCTGATGAAATCGCGCGCTGTGCAACCCCTGCCGCAGCCCGTGGCCCTGCCCGCGCAGCCCACCCGGGGCGGCTTGGAAGAAGCCCTGGGTCTGCTGCTGCCCGGCGACAGCGCCGTGTTCCGCTTCCAGGCCGACACCATTTTTGCCAACACATTCCGGCAGTCCGTGCCGCCGTTTTTGCGCAAGGGCGGCAACACGCTAGTGGTGCTGGCCAGCGCCCAGGAGTTGGTGACCATGGCCGAAATGACGGCGCGCCACGAAAAGCTGCAGGCCGAGTTTGCCAAGAAAGAACTGGCCAAGTCGGCCGGGCAGCTGGCCAAGGATGACGCCATCATCCAGGTCTACCTGAAAAAGAATCACGCCACGGCTCGCAAAACCGCTGGTGGCACTTACTACATCCTCAAGAAGCTGGGCACCGGCCCCACACCAAAAAAAGGCCAGAACGTGCGCGTGCTCTACCGCGGCACGGTGCTTACCACCGGACAGGAGTTCGACTCCTCGGCCAAGCACGGCAACGAGCCTTTTGCCTTTGCGCTGGGCGCCGGCCAGGTTATTCAGGGCTGGGACCAAGGCATTGCCATGCTCAACAAGGGCAGCAAGGCTGTGCTACTCATCCCGTCGCCCCTGGCCTACGGCACGCGCGGCGCCGGGGCCGATATTCCGGCCAATGCGGTGCTCCGCTTCGAAGTGGAGCTGGTGGACTTCCAGTAA
- a CDS encoding FKBP-type peptidyl-prolyl cis-trans isomerase, producing MKRSGAFRYKGGVWGLALLLAATAAHAQAGAKPTVPTAPSAPVEGADTTRLVFQQTPSGVRYAFRERGTGALAVPGSRVAVRYTGFLPDGRIFDATQAWGSAFRFRVGRHETIAGWEELLPFVPAGSRVRVYIPAALAYGAKGVRHPDDDSRFLIAPNTDLTFELQVLSVR from the coding sequence GTGAAAAGAAGCGGGGCTTTTCGGTATAAGGGTGGAGTTTGGGGGCTGGCACTATTGCTGGCCGCCACCGCCGCCCACGCGCAGGCGGGCGCCAAGCCGACGGTGCCCACCGCGCCCAGCGCCCCCGTAGAAGGCGCCGACACGACGCGCCTCGTCTTTCAGCAAACGCCCAGCGGCGTGCGCTATGCCTTTCGGGAGCGCGGCACCGGGGCGCTGGCCGTGCCGGGCAGCCGCGTGGCCGTTCGCTACACCGGTTTTCTGCCCGATGGCCGCATTTTTGACGCCACCCAGGCCTGGGGCTCCGCGTTTCGCTTCCGGGTGGGGCGGCACGAAACCATTGCCGGCTGGGAAGAGCTGCTGCCCTTCGTGCCGGCGGGCTCTCGCGTTCGGGTATATATACCGGCGGCCCTGGCCTACGGGGCCAAAGGCGTGCGCCACCCCGACGACGACTCCCGGTTTCTGATTGCGCCCAACACAGACCTCACGTTTGAGCTGCAGGTGCTGAGCGTGCGCTGA
- a CDS encoding FKBP-type peptidyl-prolyl cis-trans isomerase, which translates to MKNLLLRSRYWVLAACLLLATPSLWSCNSQNANQKVLADHDSQMRAIDEDTIKNYLNRNRLLAIATRTNSGLYLVPIVDGTGPQVTKGAQVRLKYVGRFLSNGANPGTSSGYPASAGNPSYPQGTIFDNSADNKTQCGCVVFTGGSGGIAGFNEGLLLMRKGDRKLLLVPSRLAYGPNGVTGIPPDSALMFDVEILDVL; encoded by the coding sequence ATGAAAAATCTTCTGCTCCGTTCGCGCTATTGGGTGCTGGCGGCGTGCCTGTTGCTGGCCACCCCGTCCCTGTGGAGCTGCAACTCCCAAAACGCTAACCAAAAGGTACTGGCCGACCACGACAGCCAGATGCGGGCCATTGACGAGGACACCATCAAGAACTACTTGAACCGTAACCGGTTGCTGGCCATCGCCACGCGCACCAACTCGGGCCTGTATCTGGTGCCCATCGTTGACGGCACGGGCCCGCAGGTGACCAAAGGCGCGCAGGTGCGGTTGAAATACGTAGGCCGTTTCCTGAGCAACGGCGCCAACCCCGGCACCTCTTCGGGCTACCCGGCTTCTGCCGGCAACCCCAGTTACCCCCAGGGCACCATCTTCGACAACTCGGCCGACAACAAGACGCAGTGCGGCTGCGTGGTCTTCACGGGGGGCAGCGGGGGCATTGCCGGCTTCAACGAAGGCTTGCTCCTCATGCGCAAGGGCGACCGCAAGCTGCTGCTGGTGCCGTCGCGCCTGGCTTACGGCCCAAATGGCGTCACGGGCATTCCGCCAGATTCGGCCCTGATGTTTGACGTGGAAATCCTCGACGTTCTCTAA
- a CDS encoding FKBP-type peptidyl-prolyl cis-trans isomerase, producing MRFTSRSARQLALAAGLLGFASLTACNKDNGEFAKTKSGIEYKIYKKVGNSYERRTDVNAEGDPTYKDRVNKVMLGNVQVRTGKDSVWQNSLRDVGMAVPLPLKELKQKGAPDEAISLLQPGDSGVFRFQADSLFKPKMGQPAPPFIKKGGNVVLMYVATTPKLLTEAEAQAMQPELQKRSMMTQMKKRMADPEFQKQMEAQKAAQAKALAEPAVQAQLKKDDAVLQDYIKKNNLTMQKTPSGVYYQVLKPGTGAKPNTGQMVSVNYKGTLLSGKEFDSSDKMGKPIDFPLGLGQVIPGWDEGIALLNKGSRAILLIPSSLAYGPRGAGADIPADSPLRFEVELVDVQ from the coding sequence ATGCGTTTTACCTCCCGCTCCGCGCGGCAGCTGGCCCTGGCGGCCGGCCTGCTGGGCTTCGCTTCGCTCACGGCCTGCAACAAGGACAACGGCGAATTTGCCAAAACCAAGTCCGGCATCGAATACAAGATTTATAAGAAAGTCGGTAACAGCTACGAGCGTCGCACCGATGTGAACGCCGAGGGCGACCCCACCTACAAAGACCGGGTGAACAAGGTGATGCTGGGCAACGTGCAGGTGCGCACCGGCAAAGACTCGGTGTGGCAAAACAGCCTGCGCGACGTGGGCATGGCCGTGCCCCTGCCCCTGAAAGAGCTGAAGCAGAAAGGCGCCCCCGACGAGGCCATCTCCCTGCTGCAACCCGGCGACAGCGGTGTGTTCCGCTTCCAGGCCGACTCGCTGTTTAAGCCCAAAATGGGCCAGCCCGCCCCTCCCTTCATCAAGAAAGGCGGCAACGTGGTGCTGATGTACGTGGCCACCACGCCCAAGCTCCTCACCGAAGCCGAGGCCCAGGCCATGCAGCCCGAACTGCAGAAGCGCTCGATGATGACGCAGATGAAGAAGCGCATGGCCGACCCCGAGTTCCAGAAGCAGATGGAGGCCCAGAAAGCCGCCCAGGCCAAAGCCCTGGCCGAGCCCGCCGTGCAGGCCCAGCTGAAGAAGGACGACGCCGTGCTGCAGGACTACATCAAGAAAAACAACCTGACGATGCAGAAAACGCCCTCGGGCGTGTACTACCAGGTGCTGAAGCCGGGTACTGGTGCCAAGCCCAACACCGGCCAGATGGTGAGCGTGAACTACAAAGGCACGCTGCTCAGCGGCAAGGAGTTCGACTCGTCGGACAAGATGGGCAAGCCGATTGATTTCCCCCTCGGCCTGGGCCAGGTGATTCCGGGCTGGGACGAAGGCATTGCCCTGCTCAACAAGGGCAGCCGCGCCATTCTGCTCATCCCCTCGTCGCTGGCCTACGGCCCCCGCGGCGCCGGCGCCGACATTCCCGCCGATTCGCCCCTGCGCTTCGAGGTGGAACTTGTTGACGTTCAATAG
- a CDS encoding DHH family phosphoesterase has product MSSSISALQALLAQPKQVVITTHHKPDADALGSSLAWAGYLKQKGHHVTVVTPSDYPAFLNWMEGNDEVVVYDRRQNDRQVRDLVNRAEVICCLDFSCLGRINELGEYVRQAQGVKVLIDHHQEPESFADIVFSVPTAAATAELIFEIIRDLGDQDLITKGIGEALYAGIMTDTGSFRHPSTSRNVHLIIAELLKVNVDLSKVHRLIYDSHSEIRLRFLGFVLKDKLVVNREFNTAYIAITQDELREYQSKTGDTEGLVNYALSIEGIKFAAVFIDRGVAVKISFRSVGNFSVSDFSRRHFDGGGHHNASGGISYDTLDATVERFLGILPEYKEQLTGVPAAVAPPVA; this is encoded by the coding sequence ATGTCTAGTTCCATTTCCGCCCTGCAGGCGTTGCTGGCCCAACCCAAACAGGTTGTCATCACCACTCACCACAAGCCCGACGCCGACGCGCTGGGCTCGTCGCTGGCCTGGGCCGGCTACCTCAAGCAAAAGGGCCACCACGTCACGGTCGTGACGCCGTCGGACTACCCCGCCTTCCTCAACTGGATGGAGGGCAACGACGAGGTAGTCGTGTACGACCGCCGGCAGAACGACCGCCAGGTGCGCGACCTTGTGAACCGCGCCGAGGTCATCTGCTGCCTCGATTTTAGCTGCCTGGGCCGCATCAACGAGCTGGGCGAATACGTGCGGCAGGCCCAAGGGGTTAAGGTCCTCATCGACCACCACCAGGAGCCCGAGAGCTTCGCCGACATCGTTTTCTCGGTGCCCACGGCGGCGGCCACGGCCGAGCTCATTTTCGAAATCATCCGCGACCTGGGCGACCAGGACCTCATCACCAAGGGCATCGGCGAGGCCCTGTACGCGGGTATCATGACCGACACGGGCTCGTTTCGCCACCCCAGCACCTCGCGCAACGTGCACCTCATCATTGCCGAACTGCTGAAGGTGAACGTGGACCTGTCGAAGGTGCACCGCCTCATCTACGACTCGCACTCCGAAATCCGGCTGCGCTTCCTGGGTTTCGTGCTGAAGGACAAGCTGGTGGTGAACCGCGAATTCAACACCGCCTACATCGCCATCACGCAGGACGAGCTGCGCGAGTACCAGAGCAAAACCGGCGACACCGAGGGTTTGGTGAACTATGCGCTGAGCATTGAGGGCATCAAGTTCGCGGCCGTGTTCATCGACCGCGGCGTGGCCGTCAAAATCTCTTTCCGCTCGGTGGGCAACTTCTCGGTGAGCGACTTTTCGCGCCGCCATTTCGACGGGGGTGGGCACCACAACGCGTCCGGCGGCATCAGCTACGACACCTTGGATGCAACCGTGGAGCGCTTCCTGGGCATCCTACCCGAGTACAAGGAACAATTAACGGGCGTGCCCGCCGCCGTAGCGCCGCCGGTGGCGTAA
- a CDS encoding nucleoside-diphosphate kinase — protein MATNRTFTMIKPDAVQENHIGGILSMIEAGGFRIVELQKVNLTPERAGQFYAVHAERPFYGDLVKYMSSGPIVAAILEKDNAVADFRTLIGATNPANAEEGTIRKKYAKSIEANAVHGSDSDENAQIEGDFFFGSK, from the coding sequence ATGGCCACCAACCGCACGTTCACGATGATTAAGCCCGACGCCGTCCAGGAAAACCACATCGGTGGTATCCTGAGCATGATTGAGGCCGGCGGCTTCCGCATCGTGGAGCTTCAAAAAGTTAACCTCACCCCCGAGCGCGCCGGTCAGTTCTACGCCGTACACGCCGAGCGCCCCTTCTACGGCGACCTGGTGAAGTACATGTCGAGCGGCCCCATCGTGGCGGCCATCCTGGAAAAGGACAACGCCGTGGCTGATTTCCGCACCCTCATCGGTGCCACCAACCCGGCCAACGCCGAGGAAGGCACCATCCGGAAGAAGTACGCCAAGAGCATCGAAGCCAACGCTGTGCACGGCTCCGACTCTGACGAAAACGCCCAGATTGAAGGCGACTTTTTCTTCGGCTCGAAGTAA
- a CDS encoding AAA family ATPase: protein MTPTPSIAGVTPAGLLPHLGEHYFNPLAWFWLSFGEYPYREIYHLAETEARQTVLTNLATFLDVPANTVAQSVYVEKPGQVPEIQAQAIQLGQHLLLFFADNDYFGDQGALLYYSRHTDAELLTQVRALLSAHLDTGQQERQRIQVLRQTSRRLEFSPLKLRIPSLDLATHYNDDLLPVHEAIVKRLQQPDDKGLVILHGPPGTGKTSYIRHLCGLTDKPKLFIPPNLAQRIADPEFINLLHDNTNSILLIEDAEELLAKRGTDTSTNAVSNLLNLSDGLLSDGFHIQIICTFNADLARIDQALLRKGRLIASYEFGQLAQLKAQALATELGQTAPVTEPITLAELYNRETPTFVNEPTKPKAIGFNR, encoded by the coding sequence ATGACTCCTACTCCGTCGATTGCTGGCGTAACTCCGGCAGGGCTACTCCCCCACCTGGGCGAGCATTATTTTAACCCGCTGGCCTGGTTTTGGCTCAGCTTCGGGGAGTACCCCTACCGGGAAATCTACCACTTAGCTGAAACCGAAGCGCGGCAAACCGTTCTAACCAACCTGGCCACCTTCCTGGATGTGCCCGCGAATACGGTGGCGCAATCAGTCTATGTGGAGAAGCCGGGGCAAGTCCCGGAAATCCAAGCGCAGGCCATTCAACTGGGCCAGCATCTGCTGCTATTTTTTGCCGATAACGACTACTTCGGCGACCAGGGCGCGCTGTTATACTACTCCCGGCACACCGACGCGGAGCTCCTGACGCAAGTCCGCGCCCTGCTCTCGGCGCACCTCGACACCGGCCAGCAGGAACGCCAGCGCATTCAGGTGCTACGCCAGACCAGCCGACGGCTCGAATTCTCCCCGCTCAAGCTCCGCATTCCCTCCCTCGACCTGGCCACGCACTACAACGACGACCTGCTGCCCGTGCACGAGGCCATCGTGAAGCGACTGCAGCAGCCCGACGACAAAGGCCTGGTGATTCTGCACGGCCCGCCCGGTACCGGCAAAACCAGCTACATCCGTCACCTCTGCGGCCTCACCGACAAGCCCAAGCTGTTTATTCCGCCCAACCTGGCCCAGCGCATCGCCGACCCGGAGTTCATCAACCTGCTGCACGACAACACCAATTCCATTCTGCTCATCGAAGACGCCGAGGAGCTGCTGGCCAAGCGCGGCACCGACACCAGCACCAACGCCGTGAGCAACCTGCTGAACCTGTCCGACGGCCTGCTTTCCGACGGCTTCCACATTCAAATCATCTGCACCTTTAATGCCGACCTGGCCCGCATCGACCAGGCCCTGCTGCGCAAAGGCCGCCTCATTGCCTCCTACGAGTTTGGCCAATTAGCACAGCTCAAAGCCCAAGCCCTTGCAACGGAGCTAGGCCAAACCGCGCCCGTAACCGAACCCATCACCTTGGCGGAGCTTTACAACCGCGAGACACCCACCTTTGTGAACGAACCTACCAAACCCAAAGCCATCGGCTTCAACCGCTAA